The nucleotide window ACTGTCTTTTCAGTTTTGTCAGGTCAATGAATATGTTACTTCTACTATGATCCTTATGCAAATTTCGAGTAAAAAAACGTATTATCATGCAAAAAGTCTAAACAATTGAACAACTGAATAGAATTACTACTAAAATTTCAAATAGTTCATATCCTAGCCAAGCCAAATCAAACATAATTTATAGATCACATAGGAAGCACACAGACATAAAGTGTACAATCAAAATCAGGCATAAATTTCCTGATTAGCAGCACTGCAAATCAAGGGAATTATCAGGAAAAAATTGCAAATCAAAGGGACGTAAACAAGTAGTAAAACTAATTAGTTACACACGGGCGACCGTTACGGTTGCGGCTGattgatcatcatcatcatcatcattgctTGCTCCCAAGCAATTCAGCACCTTTTCCTTCTTTCCAGAAAAGTACTTCCACACCGCGAGCTCCTCGGCCGTCCCTCGCACTTCGTCAAATGACAGCAGGATGTAGATCGTGATGAAGGCGACCACCGCGGCCACGAGCGCGATGACGTACGCGGACGTCTCCCAGTCCCTGCAGCTGCCGGCGGCGTAGGCGCCCAGCAGGCCGAGCAGGTCCAGCACCATGACGGTCTGCAGGCTATGCATCGCCCACGGCGGAGCGAAGCGCTCCTTGAGGGTGTACTGCAGTGCCAGCATGATGACCACGACGGAGGCCACGAACGACGTCGCGTTGCAGTAGAAGAAGGCCTGGTACCGTTGCGGGTTGGTGTCGAGTAGGATTGGGTTGCCGGCATGGGACAGGTATGCAGCCGACGGCGGTGGTGAaagcgacggcgacggcgacggggagGACGCCGTATCATCGTCGCCCCACGTGCCGCCGGGAGGCGCGAGACCCGCCTGGTAGGTCACGCTCGCCGCGAGGATGCCGAGCAGCATCAGGGACTTGCGCAGTTGGTATCGTTCTTGTTGACGCCAGTCGCCTtcgccctcgccgcccgccccCATCGGTGCCGACGACGGCGACAGCTGCTCGAGCAGCCCCTTCAGGCATATCCTCTGTGACAAATGTGGGCAGTCGGCGTACACCCAGAAGAGGATCTGCAGGACGAGGAACGCGACCACCGCGGCCACGAGCGCGAAGACATAGATTGAGGTGCGCAGCAGCCGGCAGCTACCGGCAGCGTAGGCACCCATGAGGCCGAGCAGCCCAACGATGATGCACATGTGAAGAGCGTTGCTCTGGATGCTCTTCTTGTATAGTTTCTGGTTCACCAGGATGAGAATGACGGCGAGGGACGCCATGAAGCCCGTGGCGTTGCAGTAGAAGAACACCTCATACCTACTCCCGTAGTGGTCGAGGAGAACCGGGTCGCCGGCGATTAGCGATCTTTCGCCGTTGCTCTCTGTCTCTGGCCAGAACCCGCCGGGAGGGTTCAGTCCGGTCTGGTAGGTGACGGTGGCGGCGAGGATGGCGAGCTGCAGCAAGAACTTACGCCTCCTCTCGAGCGCTTTTTCTTCAATACGCTTCCTCTCGGACTCGGAGGCCGGAGAATGAGTTGCTTCTCCTCCTTGCCGCCGCGACAGGCGGAGCAACGCTTGTACAACCTTACCCCACATTCTTTGCGCCCACCGTGTGGGCTCGCTCTCCCGGCCTCCAACCGCGAACGCCACGACTTTGGCGATGATGTAGACAAAGATGGTGACGGCCAGGGCGGACACGTAGATGGTGGTGGTGTTATCCCGGCAGCTCCCGGCGACGTAGGCGCCCATAAGGCCGAACAGGTCCAGTATCATGACCGTGTTGAGCGCCAAGCGCCCGGCGGCGCTCAGCTCCTTGCTCTGGACGATGATGATGACGACCACCGACGCCACGAACGCCGCCGTGTTGCAGTGGTAGAACACCTTGTACCTCGTGGGGTGCATGTCCTGGAGAACCGGGTTCCCCGCGGTGTGATCCGGATGCCC belongs to Triticum urartu cultivar G1812 chromosome 7, Tu2.1, whole genome shotgun sequence and includes:
- the LOC125523956 gene encoding uncharacterized protein LOC125523956, yielding MTAKEQEDLEFLWKWRKYLLLLATLVASVTYGAGLNPPGGVWSEDNHAPARHVGAVHPRARAPVSPDAAVYPNRVGDPVLVSTYSRRYNAFFYCNAAAFVSSLVVIMFLLDRRISGNRAGLAVLRIAMLLDLLALMAAFAAGSCRDVVASIYVSALFALVFACVAILVVVERLCKEPPDSGPFSVTVENLNLKERRKMLLLLATFATPLTYAAGLAPPGGFWSESVAEHHAGAPLLHDGRYKIRYHAFFYANANSFVASLVIIMLLMSRTLSDRLTRYHALFVCVMVELLGLMAAYAAGSCRRPTTTVYVVSLVGAVLLYIVLVPVFTLEAFRGRRISRITTYVIKLRHTPLASRTTPVHDGQEEKLEQSRSLVLLMATLAATVTYQAGLSPPGGVWPEGHPDHTAGNPVLQDMHPTRYKVFYHCNTAAFVASVVVIIIVQSKELSAAGRLALNTVMILDLFGLMGAYVAGSCRDNTTTIYVSALAVTIFVYIIAKVVAFAVGGRESEPTRWAQRMWGKVVQALLRLSRRQGGEATHSPASESERKRIEEKALERRRKFLLQLAILAATVTYQTGLNPPGGFWPETESNGERSLIAGDPVLLDHYGSRYEVFFYCNATGFMASLAVILILVNQKLYKKSIQSNALHMCIIVGLLGLMGAYAAGSCRLLRTSIYVFALVAAVVAFLVLQILFWVYADCPHLSQRICLKGLLEQLSPSSAPMGAGGEGEGDWRQQERYQLRKSLMLLGILAASVTYQAGLAPPGGTWGDDDTASSPSPSPSLSPPPSAAYLSHAGNPILLDTNPQRYQAFFYCNATSFVASVVVIMLALQYTLKERFAPPWAMHSLQTVMVLDLLGLLGAYAAGSCRDWETSAYVIALVAAVVAFITIYILLSFDEVRGTAEELAVWKYFSGKKEKVLNCLGASNDDDDDDQSAATVTVARV